From a single Cryptococcus neoformans var. neoformans B-3501A chromosome 3, whole genome shotgun sequence genomic region:
- a CDS encoding hypothetical protein (HMMPfam hit to IF-2B, Initiation factor 2 subunit family, score: 155.8, E(): 9.4e-44), which produces MQYVASPQEYPDTPSQSSTSARIPSPRAFDVVTAYRRALEDDKVPHPIAAILALVELMEASTASTVTGLASELTVGRQALINTQASLGVRAGCQLWERFFALFPGVGEDFPAYKKSLISQGRSFCAITAPQCREKIAELAVGFLRDDCVILTHSYSRTVIQTILRAHKQHKRIRVYVTEARPGCLGMKTHQFLTANGIPCTVVLDSAVAYVMERVDMVLVGSEAVVESGGLVSSVGTYQVALVAKVMQKPFYALAESYKFLRHYPLSQTDLPIPASSDRPAIPLEFPSTIPDTQFIPGFLSRGSSLTPQSRSPQAPATPPHAVGGGGGVDGGKKYERMEMTKEMEEINPMVDVTTPDLIDFIITDLGEPLSPTSVSQYLVAQFSS; this is translated from the exons ATGCAATATGTCGCAAGTCCCCAGGAGTATCCCGATACTCCCAGCCAATCCTCGACCTCGGCCAGAATTCCCTCTCCAAGAGCTTTCGATGTTGTGACAGCGTACAGACGAGCTTTGGAGGATGACAAG GTTCCCCACCCTATCGCTGCCATCTTGGCCCTCGTTGAGCTCATGGAGGCTTCCACGG CTTCCACTGTAACTGGTCTCGCTTCCGAACTCACCGTTGGTCGACAGGCTTTGATCAATACCCAAGCGAGTCTTGGTGTTCGAGCAGGCTGTCAGCTGTGGGAAAGATtctttgctctttttcctgGTGTCGGCGAG GATTTCCCCGCTTATAAAAAATCACTGATTTCACAAGGCCGTTCGTTCTGTGCCATTACTGCTCCTCAATGTCGAGAGAAGATTGCAGAGCTGGCCGTTGGTTTCCTTCGTGACGATTGTGTG ATTCTTACCCACAGCTACTCAAGGACAGTCATTCAGACAATCTTGAGAGCACACAAGCAACACAAGAGAATACGTGTCTATGTCACAGAAGCCCGTCCTGGGTGTCTTGG GATGAAAACACACCAATTCCTTACTGCTAACGGCATTCCTTGTACTGTTGTACTTGACAGCGCTGTTGCCTATGTGATGGAGCGTGTCGATATGGTGCTTGTTGGATCAGAAGCTGTTGTCGAGAGTGGT GGCCTCGTTTCTTCTGTGGGGACCTACCAAGTGGCTCTCGTAGCCAAAGTCATGCAAAAGCCCTTTTACGCCCTCGCGGAATCATATAAATTCCTTCGTCACTACCCTCTTTCGCAAACCGACTTGCCTATAccagcttcttctgacCGGCCCGCTATCCCTCTCGAGTTCCCGTCCACCATTCCTGATACCCAGTTCATCCCTGGTTTCCTCTCGCGAGGCAGCAGCTTGACTCCTCAGTCAAGAAGTCCTCAAGCACCGGCGACACCCCCACACGCcgtcggtggtggtggtggtgtagacggaggaaagaaatatgagaggatggagatgacgaaagagatggaagagattaACCCGATGGTGGATGTGACGACCCCAGACTTGATTGACTTTATTATTACCGATCTGGGAGAGCCTTTAAGCCCTACGTCTGTCAGTCAGTACCTCGTCGCGCAGTTCTCTTCATGA